The DNA window TGAATACATGTAGCTCACAATAACTGTAGTTCTAACTTCTACGGTGTGTACAACAAAGTGTACTTTAAGTTTAAGTTAACCATCGACAGAACCTGTCCCTTTACGTGCATTGGAAGCACTGATCAtaaccaagtacatgtacatgcaccgCAATAATAATACTCAGTCTGCCAGCATGACTCGTGTGCTGAGAACTTACCGCAAGTAGCGACTCTATCATCGCGCACATGTTCACATCTGAGAAGAGAACTCTCGAGTAATCGCAGTACTCCGTGACTACCTTCTTCTTCCATGACTTAatcaataaaatttacaaacttATAGATATAATAACTTCTTAATCAGTTGATTTTGTTTAAAAAGAGTCGATTAAAACCTTAGTTCACTCGTCGCCATACTTTCGCAAGGGCGCAGCCATATTTGTTAATTACTATGCATGCTGGGAAAGCCCTCAGACGTCTGGGTAACTTCTCGTAACCATGACGTGTAgtgtttatatcatatatccATCCGCgtaaaatatatatgataaatattcaataaaaatgtATATGCAGAAGAAAAATATGACAGCTGTCTCCGAAGATTAACTGGTCAGTTCTGAAATGCTAAGTAGCAGATTATGAATCAAAATCGAGATATTTTTGCTTCACAGTGTTGCACTACTTTCGATACCGTTACCAGGTACAACGTTACAAAGTTTCAAAAGGGTGTTGCAGGGCAACAGGAGCTCTGTTGTCAATATCTTTGAGGGTTCGAAATCTCAGTAAAACAACCCTATATCATCAGAATTTGCCATGGCTGACGATAAGCCAGCAGAGCCAACACCCCCAGCAACTCCTAAGGCAGAAGAGGAATCTACAGAGCAGCCTAAAGAAGAAAGTACTACACTCGAAAATGAAGCAACACCAACCATTGCAGAGGAACCCGAAGAGGAGGCATTGGAGGAATCGGAAAATTTACAAGCTTTGAGGGAAGAGCTGGAAAAAATTAAAGTTGTGACTCCTCAGATAGACTTGTGAGTTCTCGTTGAAATTGCAATTTCTTAAAAGTTATATCCTCTTTATTCAACTGCCACtggtgtttacatgtaatagtttaCATGCAAGCTGTTTACAAtgttacatattacaaactaaatgctaaataaaatcatatttgtGCTCATGtatacatcatgacaacatTCATTGTGGGGAGATACAGACCAAAGATAtcattgtctgtgttaatgCAACCTACAGCATCGATGACACTGGTTGCTGACCACTGCTAAACTCAAGATCTATGTGTATTGTAGCCTGCGACTCTTGCAATATCCTTTCTGGGATATGCTTATTGTGGTCATAATAGTAAACATATCCAGGAATTgtatcaattaattatacaaattccTAGAAGTATAACAAATAATATAACCTTTCATCCCTAGACTAATCATTATTGTGTTCTGAGTGTCTCCCAtcttttattcatattttccatAATCTACCATAAaattatgcccccccccctccccacccaccAATAACACAATCCAATCTCATATTTGAAATCACAGCATGTAAAATAAGTTCAAAGTCAGCcattattgattttgattttgtaatGTGAATAAGATGCCTTTTGAATGATGGGATGAGACTGGTCATAATTTCCAGACCTCTGGTAATTTCATTCTGTTACTATGTTAAAGCAAagagtaacaaaaaaaatgtatgataataaaatttgtatattgttCCAGGCCAGAACCTGAGTTTGAAGATATCAGTGGTTATCCATTGTCATACAAAGAGAATGAAAACAAGGAAACATTGGTTCTGCAGTATGCTGAGAACTTCAGGCgacaatatgtacatttgtacagagACAGAAAACCATTACTTCTGAATCCTTTGAATGAGTGTGGCACAGAGAAGTTTGTCTGTACAACAATTAGACCAACCTTGTTACCATACCAAGAACTGTATGACTATGATGGCGCTGCTGAGTTTGTAGCTGACTATATCACGTTTGTCTCACTTCAACCTCCCATTGAGCTGGTAAGTCATTGTTGTACTAAATGAGATAGTCATTGAGTTAttgtgcataattaattttgtgataCGATGGAGGTAGAAGGATACTTAATGTACAGCACATGCTTTCATCATTACATTCAGAACTCAGTTCTCTCTCTGATTAAAGTAACAAGGGtgccaatatgcaaattatgagcACCTATTTGATCTACTGAAAACCATACTCTAAATGGTAACCACTTCATTTAGTCAAACAATGGTATCATAACAGGAACAAGATTTCCCACCTTCCACGGAGGCTTCCAAAATCTCTAAAGTGTAGTTTTCTTtgtcttttattatttttgtgtatttgttttgggGTCTATGTTCATACAATGTAGGTGTTTGTCACCTATGTGGACTGCCTGACTAATGTcagataataaaaaataaataaaataaaaaataactggGAAGTATATAATGTAATACCAGTCTCTAAGCCCTATTTTGGTTTAAGAAAAAGATGCTTATTAGCTGTTGACCAGAGCTATTATTACACTGTAACTTTTTGTGTATCGGCACTGTGGGAGGTATTGGTTGTACTTGTAGTCTGTCTCAGTGTAATCCTTGGTGGTTGACAACTGAACCATCAAAATGTTAGCCTAATTGCTTGCATTTTCCATCAACAAGCTATGAATATAACGTGTGTGACTAGGTACCAGTAGGGATAACTAAGTACATTGACCTATCATTTTCCATTTCCTGTTACAGCCCAAGACTCTGTATTCCCCAGCCACTGTACTGAAAAGACAGAAAGGTCATTGCTTTGAGATGAGTACTTTGTTATGTTCACTGCTACTGGGAGCTGGTTATGATGCCTATGTTGTATCTGGATACGCTACTAGAGAGACGTGTCTTTGTGATGAAACCAGGGAAATCTGTCCTCTGATGAAGAAGAAAGAACAggttggtttggtttggtttgattgATTTGTGTCAGTAAAAGAGCTTGAATACAATACTTTACGTTATACCAGTGCAGGatagaatcaaatacaaatgtataagcTGTTACTGATCACCTACAAATCTCTGAATGGACTATCGCCAACCTACATATCTGACTTAATTCACTTGAAGCCAAATCCCAAGACACTCTGATCATCTGCCAAACGTTTATTGCATGAACCCAAGTACAAACTGTTGTTGTATGGCGGGCGTGCATTCTCACGTGCTGCACCTCATCTATTTAATGCACTGCCACTGGAAATACGACAAAAGCCAACAGCTAACGCCTTCAAAAAGGACCCTAAAGTGGATACTGGCGCTTTATAAATtctctgattgattgattgattgattgattgatactttGTTGTCAGGAtcagtgaataaataaataaacaaaataaaatataagaaaattaaaaacaaaagaatttgaaaatgaaactaaTGTGAAATGGGTATCTCACCACTGCAGTgttgtacatgaaatgtatataccATGTACGGCTCATATAGGCACATGcagaatacaaacaaaacaatcaagCTCATATATATGCTTGTAAGAACAATGACACATACAAATTCAGAACAGGAGAATCatgaaagaatgaatgttcTGCAGGCTGTCAGTTAAATGAGATTGCTATTTCCTGGCAAGATACTGTGTGTCATGATTCTATATTGTTTGGTACTTTATAGACCGTATGGCTCAGTATGTTGTTAATTTTTTGGAACAAAATTATGAATTCCACTTTTATATCTGTTTCCTTAGGTTAAGAAAGAAGAACAGAAGAAAGAATCTAAAAAATACACCGTTAAACCGCCCAAAGATTTGAGGAGTAAATTCATCCTCAAACAGGAACATAGAAAGATTGAGGAGCAGGAGAAAGAAGAGGAAAAGAGGAGAAAGGAAGAGGAGGAAAAACAAGCAGTAGGTTCACAGATGAATCTAAAATATTAAGGGATTGTCTCAGACTGTTGTATAAATACGAAATCTATAAAAACTAAGTTGTCGCTCCctttaaaaacaataaatgttaTCCAAGAATACAAAACAGATAATATATGCTTTCTTTTTTGCTACATTAGTCTTTTTATCATTTcgtcaaaatttcaaattttttcaaGATTTATTCTATACTGGCAGCAATGACGTGTCAGTCGGTATGTAGTTGCTGGCAGTATTGCatcaattttgataatttgtaaaatgtatgccTTCGATTCAGCATGAAAATGGTCACTGTAGTTTGGGTGAACATTTGGAACATTGAAATTCTGTTTGTGGCCACTATAGTGTGTTAACGCGACCTCTGTATAGCCATTTAGAAAGGgtgaaaaataaatgttcataATTAACATTGCCAAAGCCCGCCCTCTAGCCTTCCATCTATTAAAAAAATCTGATTTTGCTTCATGGAATTATGCAAGCACTACAGCCTGAGACAATCcctaatattgttcattttttgtttttgaattcaATTGTTTTACTTCAATTTCGTACAAGACTTGTTGGTAGTAACTGATGCATTCTTGTgtttttacatttaattgtaTTACAGAAACTACTTGCAGAGCAAGAGGtttgtaatgaaaaaaaaaattattcaggTCAAAATTTGCACACCCTGgttttaatgacattttaataGTTACAGAGCATGCCCTGCCctttcatacacacatacacaccatcACAAACACACTGATGCAGTGTTGTCCTCCCACTCAAACTATTAATCTGGTAATTGAAACTTCGGTTTTCTAGGATatacacaaactgaaactattgttgcaacatgttgataatggacgttggtttaattatagtatCAGTACctgtctctgaaaactagtttattttaATAGAGTTACATGAACTTGCACTGCTGTTTTgtgacttccaatgtttacactaccttgatcacagggtgatttaCAATCACACAACAGCgaaaccactatcacccacttgtgtaatgtaccacattgaagaacaatagatttagtttgcgtctatcttagtaaaccaaaggctggattaccagtgttaTAAATCCCATAGATTCCAGTATTCTGCACTGTTTACTATTCATCCCAACCCCCAACCCTGAATAAGGTGATGATGGAATAAAAATCATTAGAACCATGGACTGCTGTTTGTCATATTTTCTTGTTTGTAGTTTTTCTTCTGCAGCATTATTCCCTAAAACCTCAAATTTGACCTAATAACCCTAATAACCCTATTCACAGGAACTGGAAAAGCCTCCCCCAGATGACTTATATGGTCTGCGTATACACAGTTGGGTCCTGGTTTTGTCTGGTAAACGTGAAGTACCAGAGAACTTCTTCATTGAACCATTGACCGGCAATTCCTTCCCAACTACTGATGTAAATTTCCTCGGCATTGAGTCACTGTGGAATAATTACAATTACTGGGTGTGCATGCAGGATTGTTCAGAAGGTTGCAAGGTAAGAGGATATATTATAACGCAGGtattcttaaagtggccatatggatgaaaattgcgtatttattttgggatttttaatttataaaacaactttactatgtttttctacttgaaaacacagtgtgaaataacatacaccaagtccttgtttgtaactcaattatttgaaaaaaaaagatgcaaACAGtgtaaaagtttattattgtatgtacaataacaaacacattacacatatttttaatgttttgctaTTTAttatgttacaaacaaggacattGTCACAGTGGTGTATGTTATTTCACACTgtgttttcaagtagaaaaatatagtaaatttgttttataaattaaaaatccaaaataaatacccaattttcatccatatggccattttaaaatGGAGGGTGGGTTTGTTTTAAGGGAGGAACCTCTTTATTAAGTTTGAGCATAGACAGtgtccactgtctatggtttgagGTAGTGAAACAGTCATCCAGGTTTTTCGACAGCGTTGGCATCTAGTATTGCTGTCAAATACTATATTTTCAAGAGTTTTCACTTTCACTGAAAAGAGAAATTGGCTATTTTTATCTGGACTTAATTTTCACAGATTTAGccataaaaaatattttcaaggattttattttagctgaaaaCCACACTAGTGAAAACAACTTGATAAAAAATACCAagtgaaatattgtatttgacaGTTTTCCAAATGTACCTAGTAGTTTTTTATCAGTAGCTGTGTCCCTGCTGATAATGGAGTATCAtggaaatagaaataaaaggACTTCGTTTCTGAAGGCTATGTGTATCTTTGAAGGGCCGTTTCTTTTATCTAAATTCTCGCTATTTCAAAAGACGCACAGCACATTTTTCATCTTGACTGTAGAAATAAGTGTTTCTAAATAGGTATGCCAGGGGGCACAAACGTGACTTATTAAAAAACGAAGCTAATAACCATAGTCACCATTCTCACAATTTACATACACTTGCCAaatcaaatacatatttttttttgatatgaCAAGTTTACTTATTAAATACTGAGTGTTTTTTGACTTTCAGTGCAAGAATGAAGCcattatctttaaaaaaaaaaaatcttaaattTTACTTTGAACAAATGGAAATAAGTTATTAGCTGCATTTAGAATAAACATTACTGCATGTTAGATTGTGGAGAATTACACCTCGGCTACCTTATCTCAGGACCTCCCGTTGttatctacattttgtacatagcCAGTAATTGCTGTAATCACAATTACAAAGGTTCCCCATGTCTTATGACAGTAATAGAAATGCTAGTCTCTTTTATAGCCATTTATGTTACATAGTTTTAGTGTGAGGGTTTTTTTTCCCAACACTTTATTTTGTGACATGTTTCTTCCTTGTAAATACCAAGTTCCCTTTCATACTGTATGACATTGAAAAGTCATTCTTACAACTATAGACAtcataaatcataaattattAGTCTAAGTTGTGACTGTAGACCTCTAGTGTCAGCTCTACAACTTATTGCTAAAAGGGAACACCACTCTATCTAGGAATATAAAAgcatttttttcaactttggTTTCTGTAGAGTCATTTCTTGCTTTTACcatctcttacaatacattaaattacattatattatagcattaccaattccagtgaattttgtgacgtcatcgctgtacattattactgataatgtactccattattgggcatcgcggccccggaacgagcataacaatacaagcttatttgttctgtttcttcatacgactaggtattttttcgaaatgtatgttgttacttatgattgtcatttccactgtttaaaaatacaacgcattcatgaaacaagtttgccttcacagcagttcattgaagtgtatatgtgtgtgtacgtgtacgtacgtgtgtcgctatgattagtattcagcttccgggccgaacatggcagacgatgttcagcgctgtgtatattatatgttgttttgcgtttctcggtctacaaattcactggaatcggcaaaactataaaataataacaataatgtatgccctcccagtccataatggactcaagcaaactttgcactccataatgggctcggctgtcgcctcgcccattatgtcgttcaaagtttgctttcgtccattatgggctgggagggcatacattattgtttaaatattatattgacAAGAAAAACTGAGATGACAGTTGTTCCTCATTTACTTTCCAGTGTAGTTTCTACCCATGGACAtgcattgcctcatgggagtcagcagataTGAATATGCAATAGctgaacatgaatattcatgactccctCCAATAACACAATTATGAATTAATTCAAAAAGTGCTAATAAAGATCACAATGAAATAAAGTGTACAATTGCAGCTATTACAAAGAAGTAAACTACAGTAAAAATGCATTTTCAGTATCTGTGGGATTAGAGTTGGGGAGAGATGTGGAGTGTAACTTCATGCTCATTAAGTATTGACTATACTGTCTATTGTTTTATCCTTGAATGACATCATATCGTGTATATTTCTGGATGTCCTTTCAGTTTGGGTTGTACAATTCTTAACTCGCAcaacatttattgttttttgttttattttacagaaCCTTATCTTTGATCTTGGTGATTGTGCAAAGTGGGAGTACATGTTCCCACAAACAGAGAAACCAATATTGACAATACCAGATGCTGAGGAAGATGCCCTGGATTTTGATGATGAAGAGGTATGTTGTTTGTCAAAAGATTTCTCTATCATTTGCCTTGTCTGGTCAATATTCTGCTATCGATTCTGAAAATTCAATAGAAAATGCACATGTTGTAGACAGGTGCCTGAGTATTATTGATCATTAGTTTATAATTGGACATTTTTGGGAAacataaatcaatattttgtctGTTTACTTGATGTTATTACACGGTCTCAATTTCAAACAAGATTGTTTTGCATACACGTTGGTAATGGAGACTgttagttttttgttttttatacaaGCAAAGTAGAAATGATATATCATTTATTAAATTGGCAATTTCCACTTCATCATGAAACAGTGGGTTTAGTTCTCACAATTCATGTGGATTTCAATACTATAGTAAAAGacgacaaaaaaaaaacgagaAGGAAAAATGTATTTAGAGTGTACTTGCAGAGTCTCAATTAACAACATGTTGTTTTGTATTATTAAACTTAAAGTGGCTTAATCTAAATTCAGAATATTTTCTACCTGAGTGacatacttacataaaacctaaAACTACACACCATTTTCACATACGTTGCATGCCACTGACTTTACCAGTTAACTGGATTTGATGGTGAATATCTACCATACATGATTTTTAATATGTTGGCCACTGACTTGACCTGATTACGATTAGTGGAATCCTAATGTTGATACATGCCTTTGATGACATTAAAATCATCCCCTGGTTATTGTTAGCTCAGTTGAAGGCATAAAAAGggtttcctcaacattttagTGTACATAGTactaaattatacatgtattattataaaGGGAAACACCACGGATACAAggacatttttgtaaattttgagtCTGAAGAATCGTCTCATTACATAAGTTTTGTATAATAggcaagaaacaccaaattgaaacttttgtCACTGTCGTTGTTCTAGCAGTGATTCCAAATTGTTTCACAATTATACAGTTTCAATACCTGTAAGTAGACTACTACAGGCACCTATTAATATGCCGTaaatgtaaccccccccccccccccaataatgTGTAAACTCAACGTTCCATCTTTATCATTGTATCTACTTTGAAAGGATGAAGAAAAGGAAGAGGAGAAACACCTGGACTTACCTCCGTCATGGGTTCAACCATTTGAGCTGTCTCTGAGAGAATTCCAGACACGGTGCCCTCTAGGAAAGAAGACCCTACTCTATAAGAGAGCCAGACTAGAGAAGTTTGCAGAGTACCTAATGAGGGATGGACTGGTGACAAAACTATCGATATATGATGATAAAGAATGTAAGTGACAATATTCTGTCTGTCCATCGGTATTCTAAATTTTACCCAAATTATactgtaaattttttttatctatcaGTTGGAGACAAGTCTTTCTGTACTTTTGCATACAATCACTCTAACCTGTGATTAGATATATATGTTACCAGCGGGAGATATACATTACTGACTGATCACTttagtgtatgatatgatgaggtTTCAATGTTGATGGCATGCTGACAGCAATCTCATTAGATATTGCACTGTTCAGGTTTCATGCAGTTATTAGTAAGAGCGaaggatatagtttacagtTAGCATTTATATGTCGTATCAAGGGTTTATCATAAAGCCGTGGAATTTGAAACCGTACTGTGGATAATTATTGGAAAAGTCCTGGAGTTTGAAACTATTCTGAGGACGATTCACGGAAAGTGTTGgaatttgaaactgttttgtggATAATTCCTGGAATTTGAAACCACTCTGAGGAATAATTCTCGGAATGTCCCGGAATTTGAAACCATTCTGTGATTAATTCTTGATTTATTTAATCTTTTCCGGAATCTCCtggaaatttttttatttaaattaaatgaaatgaactgtcatagatattttaaatatattattgcCTGACAAGTACACGTACGTTCTGTTGCAATAACTCAAATGACAGTATGGTGGTGAGATATACTTCAAAATGTCTGATGGAAAATGACTAAAAAAAAACTCTTGATATGTTTATGAAATTATCCTcgatatgtacatgtgtatgttatcGATAGAAAGAACCATGTTACTATGTACTACAATACTTCAATCTTTTATAGATCTACGTAATCTTCCCAATTCTCACTATCATTCCTCAACCCTTCAAAATTGTAAGATTTTCTCCCATCATTTATAAAACtctaaaattttcaaaatgttgcattttttagaatttagatttttttagGATTTAAAAAAGATTATCTGTGGTCTTGAGTCCAGTGACAACCGAGTTTTAGTTTTTGACGACCAAAATCAAGTTACAGTGGTCCCACTTATTATTTTCAAAGTGTGACAGAATTATGTTGTAGTTTGAAAAAGTATAAATTACTGTTGATTATTCAGTGAATTCATCAGATTCATTCTAAATTGCAGATATTGCAAGaaattttagtcaaaattttgttttttggtaTTTCTGTaagatgaaatatacaatatatgaagACAAAAAGTGCAGGAAAGCTGGAAATGAGGAAATTGTAGTGACTGAAATATTCACCCCTGTTATCTTGTTGTGGAGGACCACCAAAACCTGAAACTGGTGGTCTAAGTCATGGAACACTGACTTCCTTACAAAGTGCATTTCAAACTCTGAAAAATATCCTAGGTAGAAATTAGAATTGAGGACACGACTACCAGCACTGCACAGCTGTGTGATGCCACtagcatacaatgtatatgatgaCAGCTAATAGCTAGTAGCAGTtcgttataaaaaaaaaatgtgaacgtCTTTTGAAGTGTTACAAATGTTTCCATCAAATCTAAGTAGCCTTCATTCGAAAATGATTAATATTGCCTGCTGACATAATGAAACTGGCCAGATGGTTGAAGATTGAAAGTATTTTATGGCAGTGACTTGATAGATATTGAGTGCAGTACATTAGATACATACGATCTCTAGGAGATCACATTTCAGCCGTACGATCTACCTGCATACCGTAATTACTGTAACTATTAATGCACGAATCTTTCTTCAAGTTGTTCTTATCCCTCCTATTTCAACATTCTGTACCTTGACGTAAAACCACTATGACTATACTTGAAGCTTGTATATATGTTTAAATACGTGTCTAACAAGTCTATATGTGCACAACTTGAAAAAGTATCCATTATAGAAATATAACACTTGAAAGTTTGATAAATTGGACAGTTCAGTATTAGATAAAGACAGTATTAAACTTTAGAAGTTGTAAATATGTTAATATGTACATGGGAGTCGTTCACTCAATCTTATCTAATCCAATATTACAGACTAagaattattgtaaatatttaatgtgtacatttcctgCAATGTATCACAAACCATAGGCTCTGTTACTTACAGGTAAACCTTATTTTTAGCTTTCGGTTTCAAATTTTGAGAAAATCATATGCAGTGTACCTCTCTTTCTTATACTTGTTGTAATACCTAAGGGTTGTCATGGCTGCATTATGACAATCTAGTATTGCCTGATATTATGATAACAACACATTGTAATGAGAACATATTTACAATggtgtaaaaacaacaaaacataagACAGTACTagctgatatttgatatttgtataaGGGTATTCTTATTTagttttctgtttctcatgatcTGGTCAACACTTTATTTCTTGAGTCTGAAAAATCATGCCGTCTACGTGTATGGTTGGATCAGAAAAAACATAATGTCACAGATGGCAGTGTACACTAATTCACACACATATCTTGGCAAAAGTTTATTTATAGCTGAAATTCATCTTTTAATAAACCATGAGTGTCCTTCTTActtttttaattgtcatttctaaggcATCCAGACTTTGAcaagtatgattatgaatggaaagtatcaccaacctgtgtatacacacatacacacacacacacacacacacacacacacacacacacacacacacacacatactttatttcttttacctttttttcttttaactGACAGACattataaaaagaaacaaaaaaaagaagaaaagtgtCAGTCTCCAGGATATCACAGCAAATTAAATATAGTTTTCactgttcttttttattttaccatatatgACAGTAAACAGCCTAGTCCAAGTTAAGGAATGGTACTCCAACAGAAATGATAAATTAGACTTACGTGTGCATAATCACAGAAATGGTGCAGTAACTGAGTATTATCTGAAAGGTAGACCAAGGAATCTCAAAGGTAAGATTTTActtgtaggtgtgtgtgtgtgtgtgtgtgtgtgtgtgtatgtgtgtgtgtgtgtgtgtgtgtgtgtgtacctatgtgtgtatgtgcctgtgtgtgtgtgtgcatgtgtatgtatgtgtatatatgtgtatgctTGCATGTGAGTGACAAGTTTGTTTGAACATCAGGtctaatatacatacatgtatgtatgaagtgTATGTATTAGCATGTTTtacttataattatatacttcTAACATTAACCTATTTCATTGAAGTTTAATATCTTTTTTGTACTTATATACCCAAATAGCATTGTAAATTTTCTGTACAGACATGGATGTCTGTACCTTATcttatctgtgtatgtatacaatctTTAGACATAAGATTTACACGACTtgtgtgggtgtatgtgtgACTGCTAGAAGTCTCTTTGAAAGTTGGCACTTATGCATGGATGGATGTTGTCTTCTTCTGCCGATTAATGTacgtgtgtgagagagagagagagacaaagtGTATTTGAACATCAGCTCTCATGTATGGATCGATGTTCTCTCAGAGACAAGATTGTGCGTAATGTGAGTGGGTGTGTGGGTGTGATAGTTTGATGTCACCTGTCATATCAGTATTTGTGTTCTCACAAAGGTTAgaataagtgtgtgtgtgtgtgtgcatgtgtgtgtgtacatgtgtgtgtgtttgtatgtatgtgtgtgtcactgaagtattcatggttgaacatcagttgtcatgtacatgtacatcaacaacttattaaaaacaatatcaaatataacaaTAGAATGTATTTTACAGTTCATCAAACTTGTTAAAATTTATTATCTCATGAATTTGATAAATgattcctaaaaaaaaaactatttgacaactgtcaataggcgaaacaaaacaaaataatgtgtttcca is part of the Glandiceps talaboti chromosome 2, keGlaTala1.1, whole genome shotgun sequence genome and encodes:
- the LOC144448418 gene encoding dynein regulatory complex subunit 7-like — encoded protein: MADDKPAEPTPPATPKAEEESTEQPKEESTTLENEATPTIAEEPEEEALEESENLQALREELEKIKVVTPQIDLPEPEFEDISGYPLSYKENENKETLVLQYAENFRRQYVHLYRDRKPLLLNPLNECGTEKFVCTTIRPTLLPYQELYDYDGAAEFVADYITFVSLQPPIELPKTLYSPATVLKRQKGHCFEMSTLLCSLLLGAGYDAYVVSGYATRETCLCDETREICPLMKKKEQVKKEEQKKESKKYTVKPPKDLRSKFILKQEHRKIEEQEKEEEKRRKEEEEKQAELEKPPPDDLYGLRIHSWVLVLSGKREVPENFFIEPLTGNSFPTTDVNFLGIESLWNNYNYWVCMQDCSEGCKNLIFDLGDCAKWEYMFPQTEKPILTIPDAEEDALDFDDEEDEEKEEEKHLDLPPSWVQPFELSLREFQTRCPLGKKTLLYKRARLEKFAEYLMRDGLVTKLSIYDDKELNSLVQVKEWYSNRNDKLDLRVHNHRNGAVTEYYLKGRPRNLKEHIYKALTPGPESERTMIFYNHARVDGLVKREETPTELTEHFINRDDFLFYRHVEFGKRQKKLEPAGSSSSNARPINKIVDKFHRNRAKPANEDVAERVFLIAEDRIQLTFHHEDTKISASTREFLKPPNANDKGSVLQMTPDMTTTFQVDNTSKTPKNLVIYQMLVHLIENEEGTINSVRECEEEVREILSDRINEEAASELSISVYDTERNEKAKQHRKELERLQLEEKMRREEMELDYLAPFLAQIGDPEKISKQQAFTLKEDCLADLKQRLIDKANLIQARFEKETTELQKKQHWYQQNQVSMNKEDEEEYLNYCSEAMFRIHILELRLNRHKENAPHKYMGLEQKIRTDARLAEYF